AAATGAAGAGCTTTTGTAAAATGAAATCCCAAATGAAACACAAAGACTTCAATCAGAATGAATTAATGCAAATGAAGACAGAAAGCAAGAACACACCAACCAAGGATTCATTCAACTTGAAACATCAACTAGGAACTTGGAATTTCTTGCTATTAAAAGATTGGGTGGTGAAATAATTCCTATGACTATGTTTTGAATAAACTTGGCAATTGCTTCACCTAGCAAATAGTCAGACATAAGAAAATCAACCTTAAATGGATGAAGGTTGGCAATTTGCTTCACCTAGCAAATATTACTAGCCAATAACAAAAAGTATAATCAATAAGATATAacttagtttaattttgataaattgagtttaatttcaataaagaaaaaagcaagACACAAACCAAAATTACTAATGATCATATAAGaagattaagaatataataCCTATCCAACAAAAAAGTTGCCAAAATGCTTTCATGTTGTCTAGCTTTTAAACATCATTCTGCAAAAATTTGAATCATTCGATcgaaaaaaaaacactttatgaTTAGAAGgtataatttatctaaaaagtAATCATATTTCTAAAAGCagatttatgaaaatataaccTTATGAAGTTCCTGATCAAGTTCTGATAAGGGAAATTCAGTGGACACATTTGGGTTTTGTTGCATAAAATGTTCAATCCTTAGCAATCTCTCTTCAATCTTTGCGATGTGCCTCTTGAGGATGCGATTTTCTTCATCCTTATTATGAAGTTTGGCTTGAAGTTCATCCATCTTCTTTTGTCTAGGATCTTTGAAGTTTTTTCGTTTAATTCCACCCCCATAGCCAAATACATTGCTGTGATGTTGTGCTccaaaacatttttcaattaCCTCAATAATAGAAAGTGTTGGCTCAGCTTGAATAGTCTTTACAATTTGAAGctacaaaatttaaatagtcttaaaattgaaataaagaatACTACTTAGCACATTTAATAAAAGCATAAGTAGTAGAACATACATGTTTTTCTTCAGTTTCAGGCTCAACCAACTTTCCATCCTTTTTTCGAGTTTCAAAAAAGAGTATTCCCATATCAGGTGGATTACCTTCTTTTCCTCCCTTTTGGTAGTTATACAAAgtcatcaaaaaaattatattgaacaatatatatcataaataaacaaattactatttattaccATGTCATAAATAATCTGTCTATGAGGTTTACTACCCGTACGATGAGGCATTGAAGATTTAGCTCTGTTTTGAGAGGCTTGAGAGCTTATTTTCTatatgaaaaaccaaaaaataattattatttgacatGTAGCAACAATGaatcaaaacattaaaactatttgacatttttatattcaaaatagattatACCTGAAAATCCTTAGTAAAAAAGTGTTTAGTCAACCATTCCCAATCTTCTTTCTCCATACCTTCTGGCTtattttttaaagcttcagCTACGGTTTTGCAAGGTTTAACATATTTTGCATTTAAACATGATCTCCAATTTACCCACAAGGTATTCATATGTTCCAAAGTGTAGTCACGATACAACTCTGGCTTCAAAGGCTAAATGACTAGGCAAATGGATCATCACATCAAAAAATGAAGGGGGAAAGTTCATTTCTAATTTACAAAGGGTTATGGGAATTTGAGATTCAATCTGCTC
This is a stretch of genomic DNA from Mangifera indica cultivar Alphonso chromosome 11, CATAS_Mindica_2.1, whole genome shotgun sequence. It encodes these proteins:
- the LOC123228997 gene encoding uncharacterized protein LOC123228997, giving the protein MNTLWVNWRSCLNAKYVKPCKTVAEALKNKPEGMEKEDWEWLTKHFFTKDFQKISSQASQNRAKSSMPHRTGSKPHRQIIYDMGGKEGNPPDMGILFFETRKKDGKLVEPETEEKHLQIVKTIQAEPTLSIIEVIEKCFGAQHHSNVFGYGGGIKRKNFKDPRQKKMDELQAKLHNKDEENRILKRHIAKIEERLLRIEHFMQQNPNVSTEFPLSELDQELHKNDV